The DNA region GCGACCGGTTTTATAACCGCCAGTTTTTGACCCGAAAAATAAATAGCCACCAAATACTTAGGCGTTTAGAAGAGATTCTCGATGATTTTTTTAGCAGTGATAGATTAGAGAATAAAAAAATCCCAACAGTACACTCCATTGCGGTTGCTTTAAATATTTCACCAACCTACTTAAGTACACTATTGACGGCTCTGACAGGACAGAGTACGCAGCAACATATTCACGAAAGGTTGATTGAAAAAGCAAAAGAGAAGTTATCTATTAGCGGCTTATCGATAAGTGAAATTGCCTATGACTTAGGTTTTGAACATCCTCAATCTTTCAGTAAATTATTTAAAAGTAAAACAAAACTTTCACCATTGGAGTTCAGGTCTACTTTCAATTCGAACTAATTATCAAATGTAATTCTATGATTGAATTTTTGGATGTTTTAAAATCAAAAAATTTGCCCTTATTTTATTTTGGTCTTATATGCTTGGTTGGCGCTGTTGTACTGTTCATTATTGCAAAATTAATGGTGTGAATGCTTGGTATAAACCATTAAAATTTGCTTTATCTATTGGCACGTTTAGTTGGACAATGTGCTGCTATACCGGCTAGCTTCAGACTCCAAGGGTAACAGAAATATATCGCTGGTCGATAATTATCTTACTTGGATTTGAATTATTTTATATAACCTTGCAAGCGGGTCGCGGTCAACTATCCCATTATAATGTAAGTTCAACTTTATAGACATACCTTACCGTAGCAATGGCTGTAGCTGCGATAGCTGCTACTTTGTATACAGGCTATATTGGCATTTTTTCTGTACGAGTAGATTTTCCTAACTTCCAGATTACTATGTTTGGGCCATACGTATCGGCATATTTTTCTTCGCCATATTTGCCTTTGAAGGAGCTATAATGGGTGCTTACGGTCCTCAACTAGAGTCGTGCAAATGGGGATTTGCGAATAGCCCACTTTATAGGTATGTATGCCTTGCAAATATTACCATTGGTTGCTTTCTATGTTTTTAGAAATGTAAAGATGATTTTTATATTAGGAGCAATGTACGGAGTTTTGGCACTTTTTTCTTTTATACAAGTATTAAACGGCAAGCCGCTATTAAAATAATCTAAGAAAGAATTTATTGTCTCTAAACACTTAATTGTCAATTAATTCAAAATGTCCAACCTATTTATCGTTTCATAGTATATTTTCCAAAAAAATCATATTCATTAATATTAGGAATAAGTATGTGTATTTAGTTTAAGTAGTGACTGTTAAAACTTTTTTTTTTGATCACACTTAAAAGTAACCTATAATTCTAAAATTTAGTATATTTGTAATCTTTATTATTATTAATTAGTATATATATACACTATGATAAATTATAATCTTGTTCAAAATATCATTGAATTAATTGCTCAATTTGAACTATCAAATAGCAAAAATCAATATCTCAATAATGTTGAGGGTTTTAAACAATGGATTGTAAATAGTTATGATGAAAAACGCATTATAAACGAAACTAATTGGGAATCAAAAGCAATTGGCAGAAGTGCTGAAAGCGTTATTAGTACTTTATTAACGCATCTTGGAAGGTATGCAAAAAGTTATTCTAAAGCAGCAATTATTGATTCTGAATTTTCTACTCAAGAAGAGTTTATCTACCTAATAACGTTGAAATCTTTTGGAAAGATGACTAAAATGGATTTAATAAAAAAGAATGTGCATGAAAAACCAGCAGGAGTGCTAATTATCAATCGATTAATGGAAAATCGTTGGATACAACAGGAAAATTCTACCATTGATAAAAGAAGTAAACTCATCAATATTACTGAAAAAGGTCTACAAGTTTTATCGCGACAGATGGACAAAATTCGTAAAGCTACTAAAATTGTGAGTGGTAATCTTACCGAAAATGAAAAATTAG from Rhizosphaericola mali includes:
- a CDS encoding MarR family winged helix-turn-helix transcriptional regulator produces the protein MINYNLVQNIIELIAQFELSNSKNQYLNNVEGFKQWIVNSYDEKRIINETNWESKAIGRSAESVISTLLTHLGRYAKSYSKAAIIDSEFSTQEEFIYLITLKSFGKMTKMDLIKKNVHEKPAGVLIINRLMENRWIQQENSTIDKRSKLINITEKGLQVLSRQMDKIRKATKIVSGNLTENEKLELIYLLNKLNDFHLDIYNKNIDRQHLLNEALILSK